ATGAACGGTACGAATAGCATTTAGAAGCTCGTCAGGTTCAGTTTCTTTCAACAGATATCCTTTTGCGCCTGCCTGCAATCCCCGATAAATATCTTCGTCACTATCATACGTTGTCAGGACAATAATCCGAGCAGATTTAGATTCAGCGTGAATGGCACTAATCGCTTCAACTCCTTCAACTTCAGGCATTCGCAGATCCATCAGCGTCACATCTGGTTGGTGTTGGCGAAATAAAGCGATCGCCTGTTTCCCATTTTCGGCTTGAGCGATCGCTGTCATATCTGGGTCACGGCTAATAATCGTGGCTAATCCTTGCCGAAAAATGGCGTGATCGTCCGCAATTAGAACCCGAATGGTTGTGGCTTGGCTCATCGTGACGCTACTCCCGATTGACGGTGACAATAATTTCTGTTCCTTGCCCAGGTTGACTCCTAATCGTTAGTTGTGCGCCGATGCGCTCTGCCCGTTCGCTCATGCCTAGTAAGCCAAAACCCTCAGAGGATGGAATACTCCCAACTCCAAAGCCCTGTCCATTGTCTCTCACGCGCAAGCAAAATCGATCGCGATCGTAGACTAGCTCCACTCGAATTTCGTCAGCATTGGCGTGTCTGATCGCATTGGTTAATGCTTCCTGTCCAATCCGCAGTAGGTTACTCTCTACTTCAGTAGGGAGAGAATACACTGCACCCTCGATCTCATAATATAAAGTGGTATCAGTTGCGGCAGCTCTGGTTTGAGCGACGAGACGATGTAGAGCGCTCTGTAAACTGCTCGACTCCAAAAGCTGAGGACGGAGCGCTATCACGGATCGCCGCGCTTCACTTAGTCCAGTTCGCGCCAATTCTTTGATCAGATCCAGGTGTGCCCCAGTTGCTTCTAAATCGTCCGTTAGCACTTGGTTTGCGGCTCCTACCTGAGCCAGAATGCCTGTAAACGCCTGAGCAAGTGTGTCGTGAATTTCGCGTGCCATGCGGTTACGTTCTTCTAAAATCGAGGCGGCTTCTGCTTGCTTTTGCAGCGTAATATCTCGCGCCAGCCAAATCACCTGTTCGTGCTGAATCGGGGCAATGCGAGCCGAAAACCAGATTTCTCGCCCAGCAAAGCAGTGACTGTATTCAACGGTGAGGACTTGTTGGGTTCTCAGCACCTGCTGAATGTGATTCAGGAATTCATCGGCTTGTTCTTTGGCAAAAAGTTGATGCAGCGTTTTGCCAGTACACTCCTCTCCATAGGATGGATTTCCTTTGATTGTGCAGAGCAATTGCCCTTCAGCATTGAAGATACATAGCGGATCGGGAATGGCTGAAACGATCGCCCGCAGTTCTGCTTCAGAGTCTCGCAACGCGGCTTCTGCTTGTTTGAGATTGCTAATATCCGCAACCACCCCTTCGACGTATCCATCGGCTGCATTCAGATAAGAAGAGGTAAGTCCCCAGAAAACTGTCCCATCTCGTTTTCGCAGTTGTGCTTCATAGCTTCGCAGTTCCCCATCCCGCTTCATCAACTCATGGGCTTGTTGGCGATCGCTGGGATTTACAAAATAGTCGATGCTGTGTTCTAGCCCAACGATCTCCTCTGGTGAATCAAAGCCCAATAGGTTGGCAAGGCGTTGGTTGGCATTGAGAATTAATCCATCCGAGATGCGGTTTCGGAAGATGCCAACCTGTGAGTTTTCAAAGATATTGCGAAACTTGGCTTCACTTCTCCGTAACGCTGCGGTTCGTTGGGCAACCTGTTGTTCTAAAGTCCGGTTGTAATCGGCTAGTAATTTCTCGGCTTGTTTGCGCTCGGTAATGTCTTGAAAAGCTGCGATCGCATAAGCTATATTGCCCCGTTCGTCATAAACTGGCGTTCCCCATGCTTCAACTGGAATTGTGGTGTTGTTTTGGTGGATTTCTACATCATCAACTCTAGTACGTTCACCACTCAACGCCCGCACAATCGGCAGTTTCTCAGTTGGATATTTTCGCTTGGTTCCCGCCAGATAAGTTTGATAAACTTCTGCAAGTCGATCCGGTGTTAGGGAAGGATCGATCCCCTTACCCAATAGCTGAGTTGCCTGCTGATTAAAGTAGTAGGGGCGACCTGCCGCATTCAATACTCCAATGCCCACCGGAACCGCTTCTAGAAATTGTTTCATTCTACTCTCGCCTTCACGTAGTTTTGAGTAGAGCTTGGCATTTTCAATAGCGATCGCCGCCTGGGTAGATAACAGATTCAGAACTTGCGATCGCTCGGGTGTAAATGTTCCAGCCGCTAATTGATTTTCTAAATACAATACACCTACTAGCTTAGCTTGATTGAGTAGTGGCAAACAGAAAATAGATTTGGTTTGGTTGCGTTGAATGTATGACTCATTGATAAAAGCTCCTTCACCAATCGCATTGTTTAAAATGACAGTTTCATGGCTACGAATTACATAATTAATAATTGATTCAGGCAAGCAATCTATAATTGGAACGGATTGCAGCACTTGCGTAATATAGGCATTCTCACCATCACCATCATTTAGTTGACCAGTCGCTTCAATTACCCACTCTCCTGAGTTTTCTAGAATTAAATATCCGGTTTGTGCGCCAGCATTCTGAATTAAGATTTGCATTAAGGAACGCAGCAAATGCTCTAGTTCAATTTCACGAGCAATCGCTTGTGAAGCTTTCATTATCGCCGCTAAATCTAAAGCAGTATCCGAGCGATTAGAGCTAGTTTCAGAAGTGGTAGATACTGACGTGAGAGTTACCTTAGACAACTGAGAAAAAAATTGCGGATAGCGATTTTCCAAATCTTTAACTTTAGCTTTTGCACCCCAGCGATCGTAGCAGTAATGGGCTTCTTTCATGTATGTTTGGGCAATTTTTTCCCGACCTCGTGCTAAATAATGTTTAGCCGTCAATTCATAAGCTAGTGCTTCTTCTTGGATCAACTCATTTTCAGAAGCACCCGATATAGCGCGTTCATAAAACTCTTCAGCCTCAAAAAATTGCCCTAAGACTCGCGCTTTTTCTGCCTCGACCAGATAAAACTTATGTAGATAATTCATTGGAGCATGTTCTGCCCATTTCTGCATCTTTTCTTGGTTGGCGTTAACACTACTTAGCCAAGCTGCTTTTTGAGAGCTTGAAGCATCAAGCGGTAGGCTCAAAAGCGCTAGAGAATGATACAAACAGAATAAAGGCAAAACCTTTATTGCTGTCACCTCTTCAAAGTGTTGCCTTGCCAAAACAGCGGTTTGTATAGCTTGATGATATTCTCCAAATAGGTAACACAGTATAATTTTGTATAAATAAAAGCGGCTAATTCCAGTTCCATCTTTAACTGCAATAGCGTGTGATAACGCCTGCTCTTCATCACATACACTACCCATTAAACGGCTGGGATTTTCAGACCTATCTAACAAATTAAGAATTGTCTGCCACAACATTGCAATCCAATGCGAGGGGCTTTCTCGTCTAATTTCACCGATCGCTTTGCTGTAGTTTGCTGTTTTTTGTTCTAGTTGGGTGAGTGACTCACCAGCAAAAAACGAGTTATAGCATACGTTATAGGCAGCATAACCAGCAAATTCAAAGTCTCCAGTTTCCACTCCACTTTGATAGGCATCAGCCAGCATCGGTATTGTGTTCCTAAGATGCACCTTCCAGTGCATGATATGGGCACCCGAAAACATTAATGCTTTAGCCTTTCCTTTTTGGGTATTCAATCGTTCTGCCAAACCCAGAGCCATTTTGCCGAACTTATAACCGAGTTCAATGTCTTGAACAACTCCACATAGAATAAACCCGTAGACAGCATAATACAGTGATGACCAGATAGCATTACCATAGTTGATTGATAAATTTACCGCTTTGCAAGTAATCAGTATCACCAGTGCTGGTGACACGATAAATGCAGCAGCCCCTATATTCGCTAGGATTGACATTGCTGCTAGCGGTTCTGGTGCAGTCATCTCTGGTAAATTAATCAAGTCTTCGATTTCTCGTTCAGCGAGTAGTGCAGCCGTTGACTCCAATTCCCTTTGAATATCTACCTGACTTGGATTTTCTATTAAATCTATTCCCAGGAGCTTTAACACTTCCGAGCCAATTTTTAGTGCTGATTTCAGGTTGCCCTGTGACAAATATCTCTGAATTCTGCTATCGTAAACCTGCACTTTGTCGATCGCTGTCTTGGCGCGGATGAGTACCACTTCTACGAATTGTTCCATCTCATCGAAGCAGCCATGAAGATACGCTGCTCCTGCTGCTTGGGAGTACAACGCTAAAGTTAGGTCATACTCATTCTGCCAACTATCTGTATCTAAGAGTTTAAGCCCTGTTTTGAAATACTTAAGAGCTGCTTCATAAGCCGTTGCTGCCTTTGCTTTCTGTCCTGCCATTAAATTCAATCTGGCAATTTCAGTTCGTTCTGGTTGAGCAGTGACTAGCTCAATTCCCCGATCTAGATGATCGATAATTTCAAATAGCCGTTCCGACAGTTGCTCTGGTGAAGTTTTTTCGAGTAAATTACGTCCGATCTGCAAATGAACAACTTGTTTGTGCGACTCATCAATTAAGGCATAAGCAGCTTGCTGTACCCGATCGTGCAAAAACTTGTAGTCTTGAACTAACAAGTTTTCGTCTAATTCAGATAGAGGTTGAATTAATCCAGCATGTATTGCAGCTAGTAAATCTAGAGAAATTATTTTCGGCGATTTTTCACAAGCGATCGCTAACGTTTCTAAATCAAATTCAGCTCCAACACAAGCGGCTAAGCGGAGAATTTGCCGTGTTTCTTCTGGCAATTTCTTCAACTGGAGCAGCAGCAGTTCTACCACATTATCGGTTATATTTCGGGCTTGAATTTGAGCAATATTCCACTGCCAGCTTAAGTGTTCCGCGTTAAAGGTCAGAAGATTTTCGCTATACAGCATTCGCAAAAACTCACCAACAAAGAAAGGGTTGCCCTCGGTTTTACATAACACTAATTGGGCTAAATCGCGAACAGTGTCAGGATTACGATCTAGCGTCTCGGCAATCAATTGATTCAACGATTCCAACGTTAAAGGTGTCAAGATTATCTCCTGAAGCACTGCCCCTTGTTTTCGCAATTCTAAGAGCGTCAAGACTAGTGGATGCGTTGGATGCACTTCATTATCTCGATAGGCTCCAATCAAAAATAGGAATTGTGTCTGTTCGTCAAGTAATAATAGCTCGATTAACTTTAGCGTGGCTGAGTCGATCCACTGCAAATCGTCTAAGAAAATTACTAGGGGATGCTCCTTGTCACAAAACACCCGCACAAATTTTTGAAACGTTAGATTGAAGCGATTTTGAGCTTCAGTTGCTCCAACGGACGGTACGGGTGGCTGCTTGCCAATAATTAGCTCAACTTCTGGGATTGCATCAATAATAATTTGTCCGTTGCTGCCCAATGCCGCAAGTAAATGCGATCGCCATTGTTGCACTTGCTCATCCGGTTCCCCCAGAAGTTGCTGCACCAATTTTTGCAGGGCATCGACAATTGCACTGTAGGGAATATTACGCTCAAACTGGTCAAATTTGCCCCAGATAAAATAGCCGTGCTTTGCCGTGATGGGTTTATAAAGTTCCTGCACTAATGCTGTTTTGCCAACTCCAGAATAGCCAGAGATTAGCATCATTTCGACTTTGAACTGAGCATTGTCTTCATTCCCCCTGACGGCTACTCTATCAAACGCCGATAATAATGCTCCAATCTGGGCTTCTCGTCCATACAGTTTTTGGGGAATGTGAAACTGCCCCGAAATATCTTGAAGACCTAAAGAGATGCGATCGATTTGACCGCTTTGTTCTAGTTGCTGGGCGCAGGTTTCTAGATCCGCCTTAATTCCCCAGGCACTCCCATAGCGATCTTCCGCATTTTTCGCCATCAATTTCATGATGATATCTGAGACTTGTTTGGGGATCGCTGCATTCAATTTGTGAGGCGGAACGGGTAATTTGGCAATATGGCAATGGACTAGCTCTAGTATGTCTGTTGTCGGGAAAGGTAGCTGTCCGGTTAAAAGTTCGTAGAATGTCACGCCCAGCGAGTAAAAATCAGTGCGGTAATCGAGCCAACGATTCATCCGCCCCGTTTGCTCAGGAGAAATGTAGGCAAGTGTACCTTCTAATACATGAGGACTTTTGAAGCTTGGATTGGTGCGGTTAAACTGGGTGGCAATACCGAAATCAATGATTTTTACCACACCCGTATCTGGATTGAAAACGATGTTGCCAGGATTGATATCTTTGTGGATGATATTAGCGTGATGAATCCTGCCCAGAATCTCTGTAATGTCAAGGGCTAATCGAAAGAAATTGGCTAAGGGCATGGGACAGAATTCTTCTGGACGCTGCTGCATCCATCTCTCGATAGATTCTCCCCCAAAATCTTCTAAGAGAATCGCGATCGTGCGTTGATAGTCTTGCTGGCTGTATGCTTTGACAACTCCAGAGAGATTCAGGGAGCGGGTAATTTCATATTCCTGTTTGTAGCGAGTTAATTCTTGAGCAGAGGGGTAATCTTGCTTCAGCAGTTTGACGACGATCGCTTGCCCGTCTTGCTCTCTAATGCCGCGATACACAACAGATGCCGCACTCTCATAGATTTTGCTATTGATGGCGACTCCAGGTAGGGCAATCATACAATCTCCCGATGAGTGTCATCTGCTATATCACAAAGTATATCGTTATTAGTAAAGTTTATTAATAAAGTTTTTCCGCAGCAATTGGAGTGCAGCATCAGAAAATGACGATAAGCTCTGGCTAGAAGCAGATTGTCAGCAATAGATGATTTCTGGCATTTTCTACTCCTACAAATAGGTAAAGAAATAGGGGAGATAATCCACCCTATTGCTTTACCTACCCAATCCTACGGAAGGATCTGATTGAGTCATTAGGAATGGTTCCAAGACCTATGTTAGGGTAACGTCCTGGTCCCAAATCGGCAGAGACACCCCGAAATTGAGAATCTGTAAAAAATCTCCAAGTTCCCTGATTAATGACAATTGAAGTCACGCGATCGTTAACATCATTACCTACATTTGGAGTGTCACTATTTGTTTCCACTAACTTGCCTCTGAAATTGCTGTCGTTATAAAGTTCTACAGCAGCCATTGTTTTTCTCCTTTGTGTATTTGGCAGATTTAAACAGAAGATGAAGATGTGTTTATCTTCCTTCTATCTCCTTGTTTTATTTATCCCAAGTGTAAAGAGTTCCAATGCTCAACTTCTTTGGTGATTCTTACCACGATTTATCAAATTCTTCTGATGAAGGGCGCACCTGTTTTGGTGTCATTCCGGTGAATCGCTGAAACTGTTGAGTTAAATGACTTTGACTGGAGAAACCTACTTGTAAGGCAATGTTGGCGATCTCCAAATCCGTTTTTGACAGCAGCATTTTTGCCCGCTCCACTCGCTATTCGATCGCATACTGATGCGGAGAAATACCTGTAGCGCGTTTGAACAAACTAGCAAAATAAGTGGGGCTAATATTGATGACTTTGGCAATTTCAACCAGTGATAAATCTCTATTGCGATCTGCTGAAGCTGCAAATCGGTCTTAGAGAAGCAGTTCACGAGATTAACTCGATCGCTCTCTAGCTCCGATGTTTCAACAACTTGCGCGATCGACTCCGGCTTCAAGTAAATGTGCAGCATTGACTTATAGCTTACACTTTCCCCGCAGTGCCAGTAGCTCGGTTGTCCCGCCGGAACAAAAATACAGTCGCCCTTTTGAACAATAGACTCATGCTTTGCGTTGTCACGCTTCTGGGTCAAATGAATGGGTTGTCCTAGCGGTAAGTTGAGCCAGTGATTTGACAGGGCAGGAATCTCAACTTCAGTTGATGTTGGAAAGCTTTGATACTGTTGAACCAAAATCTCATTCCAGCCCAAATGCTTACTGGATAACACCAGAGATTTATTTAACCACTGGTCGGGTTCGACTGAGCCGATCGAGTTACTTGTCGTAAATTTTGTTTTTAGCATTTGACCCATCTATTTGATTTGGTGCTATTGTTAAATTGGTTACACTGCAAAAAATTCTATCTACTTCCAGCAGGTTGCATCGCATCGAAAACATCAGTACGCCAGTAACTCTTCATAGCTTGTTCTAGGATGTGCCTGCAAACTACACGATCGACGATCTCAAACTGATGTATGTTACTTCTGGGCTAAATTTTTTCTTTTCAGGAGAATGTCAGTTTTTGTAAAACTTCGTTACAAACTGTGAGTGTTGCCTAGAATGCGCTGGCTGTTAGTCGGACAATCACTTCGTTGACATCAACATCGTCCGGCTGGGACACCGCATACAAAACGGCAGATGCGATCGCATCTGGAGTCAGTGCGGTTTTACGGATTTCCTTCATTAGGTCTTTTGCTGCATTATCTGTAATTTCTGCACCGAGTTGGGTTTCTACCACACCAGGAGAGATGGTGGTGACGCGAATATTTTTCGATTCCTGCCGCAGTCCTTCGGAGATTGCCCAAACTGCATATTTGGTGGCGCAATACACTGCGGCAGTAGGCACTACCAAATGTGCGCCGATAGACGCTGTATTGATAATCTGTCCGCCGCCTTGTGCCTCCATCATCGGCAAAGAAGCCGCAATGCCATTCAATACACCACGAATGTTCACGTCGATTGTGGTATCCCAGTCCTCGACTTTCAAGCTATTCAACGGGGACAGGGGCATCACACCTGCATTGTTGAAGATGACATCGACGCGACCGAACTTATCCTTGGTAAACTCAATAAAGGCTTTCACATCCTCGCGATTGGTGACATCGAGAGCTTTAAATTCGGCTGTACCCCCTTGCTGGTGTATTTCCTTGACAATCTTTTTCAGCTTTTCGGTTCGCCGTGCCCCTAGAACAACATAAGCACCATTTTGGGCAAGTAACTTGGCGGTAGCTTCTCCGATGCCACTACTGGCTCCAGTAATCGCAATGACTTTATTTTCTACGTTTAACATGACTTTTCTCGCGATTGAAGTTGATTTGAGTTAGAGAGATTGACCACCAGAGACTTCGATTCTCTGTCCATTCACCCAGCGATTTTCTTCAGACAGCAACGCTGCAATCGCACCTCCAATATCATCCGGCTCACCCACACGACCTAGAGCGGTTTGCGATGCGATGAAGCTGTTAATGCTTGGATTGTCCCGCACTCTACCACCGCCAAAATCGGTGACGATCGCTCCTGGTGCGACTGTATTCACCGCAATTTGCCTGTGTCCCAATTCCTTTGCTAGATACCGAGTCAGAACCTCGAACGCTCCTTTGGCGCTGGCATATGCGGCATAGCCTGGATAGGTAAAACGGGCAAGATCGTTCGTCATTGCCTTATCTTCTACAGTTGTAATTGAGCTGACTTCATCCTACGAATAGAATTGGGCTTTTCAAATACCTAAACCTATTGGATGATTGCCTAATTCTCCAAAACAGAGATTGTCATAGGTTCTATAATCGTTAAGAGTAAGGCTGAGCGAGTCTCTATGACGATCGAAATCTCCAATTCTGACGTAATCGCAGATCGGTGCCAAGAACTCGCGACACTGGTGATGCGGCACACCGAAGCCAACGGCAACATTATCCAACCAACTGCGATCGCGCAATTGGACTTGACGCGATCGGATGCTGTATCTACCGCACTTCATGGCGTGTATCAGCCAATCCTCGCGATCGTCGTGCAAGGACAAAAAGAAGTGTTGCTGGATGAACAGAGGTATCAGTATGGCGCAGGGCAATATCTAGTCGTTTCGGTCGATTTACCACTGAGTAGCTTTGTAGCCCAGGCGACACCCAACAAACCGTATTTAGGACTGAAACTAAACTTAGACCCGATGCAACTGTGCGATCTGGTTGCCCAAATGAGTTCTAGTGTGGGTAAAAAAGAGAACTCTGTCCGAGGTATATCAGTCAGCAACGTCGATGTTGAGGCGATCGAGTGTGCCTTCCGCCTGGTCAAGCTTTTAGATACGCCGCAGCATATCCCTATGCTGGCACCACTAATGATTCGCGAACTCTATTACCGTCTGCTCATCGGCGAACAAGGTGAAGCGGTGCGCCAAATTGCCACATCCGGCAGTAATATGCAGCGAATTGCCAAAGCCATTAAACTGATCGAGGCTGAGTTTGCCCAACAGATGCGGATTGAGAATTTAGCGAGGCGGGTCAGTATGTCTACTTCGTCGTTTCATCAACATTTTAAGCAAGTGACTTCGATGAGTCCGCTTCAGTATCAAAAGCAGTTAAGACTTTTAGAAGCACGTCGCCTGATGCTTGCCGAAAACGCTGATGCGGCGTATGCTGCCTATCGGGTTGGATATGAAAGTCCCTCACAGTTCAGCCGCGAATATTCGCGCCTGTTTGGTGCGCCACCGATGCGGGATATTGAACGGCTGCGAACTGCTTGAGCGCAACTAGTATCATCGGAAGAAAAACAGAGTAGGCACGTTTTATTGGGCGATCGCAATGACAATCGCCCTAATTTTGGCTAAACAAAGCTACTGTTTTAGTAGTCGTTAAAAAGACCATGCAGCAGAGTGCTTTTTCAACGATATTTTTTCCTCCCCAACTCGATCTAACTTTTAATAGCGTAGAGCTGTCTAAATATTAACGTTGCAACTATATATTCGTAGTCGTATTAACCAGGATTGTAACCGTGCTGCTGATAATAATCATCGGGATCGACAGATAATGGTAGAGAATCAAGGTCTTCACCATTGCGAATATCTTGCTGTACCTGCTCTTGGCGCTGTGCATAACTCTCGATCGCACTGAGACGCGATCGCATTTGGTATTCACCAAAATTCATACCACGAGCAGCCCAAGTCTCAGACATCCGGTTGAAGTTCTCTACATCTAGCTTCTTCTTGAACTCCAGTTGTTTCAGGTATCCCTCGCCTAGTCCAATACTGCGGGCATACTCAACATATTCTGGCTTGAGCGTGCCATCTGGGTTAAATTTCTTTCTCTCCTCTTGGGAAAATAAATCTTCAGCAGTATATTCTATCCAGGGTTCTGGATCGGTTTCGTCTAGTCTCTTCCATTCCTCATACTGGGATTTGAGTCCAGCCGCATAGTCATCAATAGCCGCATCGCTTAATCCTTCAGCTAGTAGCTGGATTTTTGCTTCTTCTTTAAGAGTTCCATCAGCGTTGAATTCTTTTTTATTCATATTTATCCAACGTTTAACTCTTGTCATTCTTAATTCCATAAAAACTCAATCTAACTCAGTTTTATGGTGCTTATTTTTAACCACTTCGATCCTCGGCTTAACCAATGGATACATACCGATGGCAATCGACAGAATCCTAACTCAATTTTAAAGGAGGAATTGGATAACACACTGCTAGAGTTTTTCTTGCCCGATCGACAGTTTTCCTTTGGACAGATGGATGAATATAGTACGCCAGAGGACTTGAAAAATCATCCAAGTGGTCAGGTGTTACTGTTCTCCTCCAAGTCAAGGCTACTGTATGGTTCGCCAGAGTGCCTAGAAACGGTAGAAAAACTTTGTCCCGATCGCAAAGACAGAGGTGCTTACGGTTCGATCTTTTTAGGTAGTTGCAAAAACGCGATCGATGAAAAACTCAATATCCTAGTTGTAGATGATGCCACGGGTGCGAACGGAGGAATATTACCTGATGCTGTAGCCTACCGCTTGGTCGGTGACTGCTACGGTCAGATTTCGCCTCAACTATATGACAAACTAACTCGAAGGCAGCCAGAGGAGAAATACAGCGTTATACAACACCGTTTTGGCTGGCGAGAGGGTGATGGAGAAGATACCAAGTATAGGTTTGGTAAAGGAACGCTGCGACCGTATAGCTTGGATCGGATTAAATATGCAAGCTCCAGCAATAAACCAAAAATTGATCTAATCCTTCCCCTTTCTAGTTTTAAGGGGACTGACAAAGATAATCCCAACGCTCCGATCAAACCACAAATTCAGCCAGGGCTATACAGCCAGAGAATTTGGTTGGGTGAAAAATCTCAGTCCCAACAAGGTAAGACTGCTATTTCTCAACTTCTCGCGTCTTTTCCCCAAGGGATGAAGGACATAGTTGAAGAATTGGAAGCGCAGGCGATAAGACTTGCTCAAATTCAGGACGATCCCAGAAAAGTTGCCCAACTCTACTGCGAGCAATACGAGAAACGCAAGACAATTGCAGATGAGAGGCGATCGCTGACAAATCTAGCCGAGACAACATCAGAGTTAGAAGAAAATGGTAATTTAGACGACTATGACTCCCAGACCGAAAAAAATGACTTGTTTACGTACAGGCTGATTAAAGCCGATCTGCAAGGTCACTGCCAACTCCTAGAAACAGAAAAAGTCAAACACCAGTTGAGTCGATTTGTCCAACAACAGTGGCGCGACATTGCCATCGGTCGTACGCTTAGCTTTGACCGAGGAACGATTATTCCCTCCAAGGAACTCAAAAATGGCGAAATCTGCGTCCCTTGGTTTGATGAAGGTGAAAAAGTCTTGAACTTTCGTTCGCCATTCCTCAACTCCAATGGCTTGTGCGTATCGATTAACAAACACGTCCAAGACTACATCGGACCAGACGGCAGACCGCTAGAAGGCATCATCGTAGTCAACGATGAAGACCATCAGCGGATTCAAGCGCGAATTGCCGCACTTAAAGCACGAGGAA
This window of the Chroococcidiopsis thermalis PCC 7203 genome carries:
- a CDS encoding SDR family oxidoreductase; amino-acid sequence: MLNVENKVIAITGASSGIGEATAKLLAQNGAYVVLGARRTEKLKKIVKEIHQQGGTAEFKALDVTNREDVKAFIEFTKDKFGRVDVIFNNAGVMPLSPLNSLKVEDWDTTIDVNIRGVLNGIAASLPMMEAQGGGQIINTASIGAHLVVPTAAVYCATKYAVWAISEGLRQESKNIRVTTISPGVVETQLGAEITDNAAKDLMKEIRKTALTPDAIASAVLYAVSQPDDVDVNEVIVRLTASAF
- a CDS encoding AraC family transcriptional regulator encodes the protein MTIEISNSDVIADRCQELATLVMRHTEANGNIIQPTAIAQLDLTRSDAVSTALHGVYQPILAIVVQGQKEVLLDEQRYQYGAGQYLVVSVDLPLSSFVAQATPNKPYLGLKLNLDPMQLCDLVAQMSSSVGKKENSVRGISVSNVDVEAIECAFRLVKLLDTPQHIPMLAPLMIRELYYRLLIGEQGEAVRQIATSGSNMQRIAKAIKLIEAEFAQQMRIENLARRVSMSTSSFHQHFKQVTSMSPLQYQKQLRLLEARRLMLAENADAAYAAYRVGYESPSQFSREYSRLFGAPPMRDIERLRTA
- a CDS encoding AAA family ATPase, encoding MIALPGVAINSKIYESAASVVYRGIREQDGQAIVVKLLKQDYPSAQELTRYKQEYEITRSLNLSGVVKAYSQQDYQRTIAILLEDFGGESIERWMQQRPEEFCPMPLANFFRLALDITEILGRIHHANIIHKDINPGNIVFNPDTGVVKIIDFGIATQFNRTNPSFKSPHVLEGTLAYISPEQTGRMNRWLDYRTDFYSLGVTFYELLTGQLPFPTTDILELVHCHIAKLPVPPHKLNAAIPKQVSDIIMKLMAKNAEDRYGSAWGIKADLETCAQQLEQSGQIDRISLGLQDISGQFHIPQKLYGREAQIGALLSAFDRVAVRGNEDNAQFKVEMMLISGYSGVGKTALVQELYKPITAKHGYFIWGKFDQFERNIPYSAIVDALQKLVQQLLGEPDEQVQQWRSHLLAALGSNGQIIIDAIPEVELIIGKQPPVPSVGATEAQNRFNLTFQKFVRVFCDKEHPLVIFLDDLQWIDSATLKLIELLLLDEQTQFLFLIGAYRDNEVHPTHPLVLTLLELRKQGAVLQEIILTPLTLESLNQLIAETLDRNPDTVRDLAQLVLCKTEGNPFFVGEFLRMLYSENLLTFNAEHLSWQWNIAQIQARNITDNVVELLLLQLKKLPEETRQILRLAACVGAEFDLETLAIACEKSPKIISLDLLAAIHAGLIQPLSELDENLLVQDYKFLHDRVQQAAYALIDESHKQVVHLQIGRNLLEKTSPEQLSERLFEIIDHLDRGIELVTAQPERTEIARLNLMAGQKAKAATAYEAALKYFKTGLKLLDTDSWQNEYDLTLALYSQAAGAAYLHGCFDEMEQFVEVVLIRAKTAIDKVQVYDSRIQRYLSQGNLKSALKIGSEVLKLLGIDLIENPSQVDIQRELESTAALLAEREIEDLINLPEMTAPEPLAAMSILANIGAAAFIVSPALVILITCKAVNLSINYGNAIWSSLYYAVYGFILCGVVQDIELGYKFGKMALGLAERLNTQKGKAKALMFSGAHIMHWKVHLRNTIPMLADAYQSGVETGDFEFAGYAAYNVCYNSFFAGESLTQLEQKTANYSKAIGEIRRESPSHWIAMLWQTILNLLDRSENPSRLMGSVCDEEQALSHAIAVKDGTGISRFYLYKIILCYLFGEYHQAIQTAVLARQHFEEVTAIKVLPLFCLYHSLALLSLPLDASSSQKAAWLSSVNANQEKMQKWAEHAPMNYLHKFYLVEAEKARVLGQFFEAEEFYERAISGASENELIQEEALAYELTAKHYLARGREKIAQTYMKEAHYCYDRWGAKAKVKDLENRYPQFFSQLSKVTLTSVSTTSETSSNRSDTALDLAAIMKASQAIAREIELEHLLRSLMQILIQNAGAQTGYLILENSGEWVIEATGQLNDGDGENAYITQVLQSVPIIDCLPESIINYVIRSHETVILNNAIGEGAFINESYIQRNQTKSIFCLPLLNQAKLVGVLYLENQLAAGTFTPERSQVLNLLSTQAAIAIENAKLYSKLREGESRMKQFLEAVPVGIGVLNAAGRPYYFNQQATQLLGKGIDPSLTPDRLAEVYQTYLAGTKRKYPTEKLPIVRALSGERTRVDDVEIHQNNTTIPVEAWGTPVYDERGNIAYAIAAFQDITERKQAEKLLADYNRTLEQQVAQRTAALRRSEAKFRNIFENSQVGIFRNRISDGLILNANQRLANLLGFDSPEEIVGLEHSIDYFVNPSDRQQAHELMKRDGELRSYEAQLRKRDGTVFWGLTSSYLNAADGYVEGVVADISNLKQAEAALRDSEAELRAIVSAIPDPLCIFNAEGQLLCTIKGNPSYGEECTGKTLHQLFAKEQADEFLNHIQQVLRTQQVLTVEYSHCFAGREIWFSARIAPIQHEQVIWLARDITLQKQAEAASILEERNRMAREIHDTLAQAFTGILAQVGAANQVLTDDLEATGAHLDLIKELARTGLSEARRSVIALRPQLLESSSLQSALHRLVAQTRAAATDTTLYYEIEGAVYSLPTEVESNLLRIGQEALTNAIRHANADEIRVELVYDRDRFCLRVRDNGQGFGVGSIPSSEGFGLLGMSERAERIGAQLTIRSQPGQGTEIIVTVNRE
- a CDS encoding beta/gamma crystallin-related protein; translation: MAAVELYNDSNFRGKLVETNSDTPNVGNDVNDRVTSIVINQGTWRFFTDSQFRGVSADLGPGRYPNIGLGTIPNDSIRSFRRIG